One genomic window of Devosia salina includes the following:
- a CDS encoding aquaporin, with protein sequence MTDRLRPLAAEALGTAILVATVVGSGIMAQRLTTDIGLALLANTIATGAILVVLIGILAPLSGAHFNPAVTLVMALRRQLSAGDAALYMVCQIGGAMLGTLIAHLMFDLPLLSAYADPRTGPSQWLSEAVATFGLLLTILLSLKHPAEQIALRVGLYITAAYWFTASTSYANPAVTIGRALTSSFAGIGPADVPGFILAQIVGALLALGVTAWLLRPTMKVSP encoded by the coding sequence ATGACTGATCGTCTCCGCCCACTGGCCGCCGAAGCGCTCGGCACTGCCATTCTCGTCGCCACCGTGGTCGGCTCGGGCATCATGGCCCAGCGCCTGACCACCGATATCGGCCTGGCCTTGCTCGCCAATACCATCGCCACCGGCGCCATCCTCGTCGTGCTCATCGGCATCCTGGCGCCGCTCTCGGGCGCGCATTTCAACCCGGCGGTGACGCTGGTCATGGCCCTCAGGCGCCAGCTTTCGGCCGGCGACGCGGCGCTCTACATGGTGTGCCAGATCGGCGGCGCCATGCTGGGCACATTGATCGCGCATCTGATGTTCGACCTGCCGCTGCTTTCGGCCTATGCTGACCCGCGCACTGGCCCCAGCCAGTGGCTGAGCGAGGCCGTGGCGACATTCGGCCTGCTGCTCACAATCCTGCTTTCGCTCAAGCACCCCGCCGAGCAGATCGCCCTGCGCGTCGGCCTCTATATCACCGCCGCCTACTGGTTCACCGCCTCGACCTCCTACGCCAATCCGGCCGTGACCATCGGCCGGGCGCTGACGTCAAGCTTCGCCGGCATCGGCCCCGCCGACGTGCCCGGCTTCATCCTCGCCCAGATCGTAGGGGCCCTGCTCGCCCTCGGCGTCACCGCCTGGTTGCTCCGGCCAACAATGAAGGTCTCACCATGA
- a CDS encoding SDR family NAD(P)-dependent oxidoreductase, whose protein sequence is MNRIDLEGQVAVVTGGAQGLGLAIANRLRASGARISLWDRDAETLDKAVTALGQGVARQVVDVTDLAGLEQAHAATEADVGPVSILVHSAGIAGNNATLDAYDPAEWRRVIDINLNGTFYVNRVVVPGMKARNYGRIVNIASIAGKEGNPTASAYAAAKAGVIGMTKSLGKELASYDIAVNAITPATAKTRILETLSDDFITYMLSRIPRGRFLEVEEAASMVAWLVSRENSFTTASVFDLSGGRATY, encoded by the coding sequence ATGAACAGAATTGATCTCGAAGGGCAAGTGGCCGTGGTGACCGGCGGCGCGCAGGGCCTGGGTCTTGCCATTGCCAACCGGCTCCGCGCCTCGGGCGCCCGCATAAGCCTGTGGGATCGCGACGCCGAAACGCTGGACAAGGCCGTGACGGCGCTGGGCCAGGGCGTGGCGCGGCAGGTGGTGGACGTCACCGATCTTGCGGGGCTGGAACAGGCCCATGCCGCGACCGAGGCGGATGTCGGGCCGGTGTCGATCCTCGTGCATTCAGCGGGCATTGCGGGCAATAATGCGACCCTGGACGCCTACGATCCCGCCGAATGGCGGCGCGTCATCGACATCAATCTCAATGGCACCTTCTATGTGAACCGCGTCGTGGTGCCGGGCATGAAGGCGCGCAATTATGGCCGCATCGTCAACATCGCCTCGATTGCCGGCAAGGAGGGCAATCCGACCGCGTCGGCCTATGCGGCGGCCAAGGCCGGGGTGATCGGCATGACCAAGTCGCTGGGCAAGGAACTGGCGAGCTATGACATCGCGGTCAATGCCATCACGCCGGCAACGGCCAAGACGCGCATTCTCGAGACGCTCAGCGACGATTTCATCACCTATATGCTCTCGCGCATCCCGCGTGGCCGCTTTCTTGAGGTCGAGGAGGCAGCCTCCATGGTGGCCTGGCTGGTCAGCCGGGAGAACAGCTTTACCACGGCCAGCGTCTTCGACCTTTCGGGCGGACGGGCGACCTATTGA
- a CDS encoding ArsR/SmtB family transcription factor has translation MDDITIIEALSALAQPSRLAAFRLVVEHEPHGLPAGEIARRLDVPQNTMSSHLAQLTRAGLLSAERQGRTITYRADINRMRDVMSYLVNDCCGGRPELCAPLIEDITPCCVPEDIRQ, from the coding sequence ATGGATGACATAACCATCATCGAGGCCCTCTCGGCCCTGGCCCAGCCATCGCGCCTCGCGGCTTTCCGCCTCGTGGTCGAACATGAGCCCCATGGCCTGCCCGCCGGCGAAATCGCCCGCCGGCTCGACGTGCCGCAAAACACGATGTCGAGCCATCTGGCCCAGTTGACGCGCGCCGGGCTGCTGAGCGCCGAACGGCAGGGCCGCACCATCACCTATCGCGCCGACATCAATCGCATGCGCGATGTCATGTCCTATCTCGTCAATGACTGCTGCGGCGGCCGCCCTGAGCTCTGCGCGCCGCTGATCGAAGACATCACCCCCTGCTGCGTTCCCGAGGACATTCGCCAATGA
- a CDS encoding pyrimidine 5'-nucleotidase codes for MTSLRLPHTSLDHVTDWVFDLDNTLYPRECNLFAQIDTLITRYVMDITQLDFADARALQKDYYRDYGTTLNGLMQRHTVDPDHFLTTVHAIDYSPVDPRPDLVEAIRALPGRKFILTNGDTGHARAVLARLGGDDLFEHVHDIRAMTFVPKPHRAAYDGFFALHDIEPTRAIMFDDLEKNLVVPHEVGMATVQVIAGEDFAHEQVEAWELGQSTGPHVHHVTADLAGFLRSLP; via the coding sequence ATGACCAGTTTGCGCCTGCCCCATACCAGCCTCGATCACGTCACCGACTGGGTGTTCGACCTCGACAACACCCTCTATCCGCGCGAGTGCAATCTCTTCGCGCAGATCGATACGCTGATCACCCGCTATGTGATGGACATCACCCAGCTCGATTTTGCCGATGCCCGCGCCCTGCAGAAGGACTATTACCGCGACTATGGCACCACGCTGAACGGGCTGATGCAGCGCCACACGGTCGATCCGGATCACTTCCTTACCACCGTCCACGCCATCGACTATTCCCCCGTCGACCCGCGTCCGGACCTCGTGGAGGCCATCCGCGCCCTGCCGGGCCGCAAGTTCATCCTCACCAATGGCGATACCGGCCACGCCCGCGCGGTGCTCGCCCGGCTGGGCGGCGACGACCTGTTCGAGCATGTGCACGACATCCGCGCCATGACCTTTGTCCCCAAGCCGCACCGGGCCGCCTATGATGGCTTCTTTGCCCTGCACGATATCGAACCGACCCGCGCCATCATGTTCGATGATCTCGAAAAGAATCTCGTCGTGCCGCATGAGGTGGGCATGGCAACAGTGCAGGTGATCGCCGGCGAAGACTTCGCCCATGAACAGGTGGAAGCCTGGGAGCTGGGGCAATCGACCGGCCCGCATGTGCACCACGTGACCGCCGACCTGGCCGGTTTCCTGCGCAGCCTGCCCTGA
- a CDS encoding arsenate reductase ArsC — protein sequence MNDRVYNVLFLCTGNSARSVLGEAIMNAVPGGKFKAWSAGSQPRGEVNPLTLHTLREMGLPTEGYRSKSWDEFAAPGAPQLDFVFTVCDDAAGETCPYWPGQPMTAHWGVADPAAVEGSELDKVNAFRDAANYLRRRIEVFTALPLATIDRMSLQNKLKDIGKLDGATDKANND from the coding sequence ATGAACGACCGCGTCTACAACGTGCTGTTTCTATGCACCGGCAATTCGGCCCGCTCCGTACTGGGAGAGGCGATCATGAACGCCGTGCCGGGAGGCAAATTCAAGGCCTGGTCGGCCGGCAGTCAGCCCAGGGGCGAGGTCAATCCGCTGACCCTGCACACACTCAGGGAAATGGGCCTGCCCACCGAGGGCTACCGGTCGAAATCCTGGGACGAGTTCGCCGCGCCGGGCGCGCCGCAGCTCGATTTCGTCTTTACCGTCTGTGACGATGCCGCCGGCGAGACCTGCCCCTATTGGCCCGGCCAGCCGATGACCGCCCATTGGGGTGTCGCCGACCCGGCAGCGGTCGAGGGCAGTGAACTGGACAAGGTCAACGCCTTCCGCGACGCTGCCAACTATCTGCGCCGCCGCATCGAGGTTTTCACCGCGCTGCCCCTCGCCACCATCGACCGCATGTCGCTGCAGAACAAGCTCAAGGACATCGGCAAGCTCGATGGCGCCACCGACAAGGCCAATAATGACTGA
- a CDS encoding ArsR/SmtB family transcription factor produces MPLPEDNHLTVIAETYRLLGDPTRLKVVLTCLEGAIAVGDIATAIGASPSLVSHHLRLLRAARLVRFTRRNKQVFYQVADDHIARMLTDMLAHAMEDHEPGEDDAQD; encoded by the coding sequence GTGCCCCTGCCTGAAGACAATCACCTGACCGTCATCGCCGAGACCTATCGGCTTCTGGGCGACCCGACACGGCTCAAGGTCGTCCTCACCTGCCTGGAGGGCGCCATTGCCGTCGGCGACATCGCAACCGCCATCGGCGCCAGTCCCTCCCTCGTCAGCCACCATCTGCGCCTCCTCCGCGCCGCCCGCCTCGTCCGCTTCACCCGCCGCAACAAGCAGGTGTTCTACCAGGTGGCCGACGACCATATCGCGCGCATGCTGACAGACATGCTCGCCCACGCCATGGAGGATCACGAGCCGGGCGAGGACGACGCACAGGACTAG
- a CDS encoding HD domain-containing phosphohydrolase, protein MRLLIVDDSRSSLALIGSIVKEAVMGEVELCLNPLQALEWCQGQQYDLIIVDHIMPEMDGVAFTAALRSRPAYRIVPIIMVTSDHDKTVRIEAIKAGATDFLHKPFDPIELQARVSNLLALRQAQVELADRAQWLTREVERATAHLLAREEEIIYRLARAIEYRDGDTGEHVSRVAQISQLIGEGIGLPPDRCRMIYLAAPLHDIGKIGIADAILSKPGKLTPEEMAIMREHVTIGARILERGGSDLIRTAELIAQSHHEKWDGTGYPDRLSGTDIPIEARIVAIADVFDALCSERPYKPAWPIEKAYAEIVRCSGAHFDPQCVAAFRTKWPEICATMQPAEQPQAVGF, encoded by the coding sequence ATGCGTTTGCTGATTGTCGATGATAGCCGGTCGAGTCTGGCGCTGATCGGCAGCATCGTCAAAGAGGCTGTGATGGGCGAGGTGGAACTGTGCCTCAATCCGCTGCAGGCGCTCGAATGGTGCCAGGGCCAGCAATACGACCTGATCATCGTCGATCACATAATGCCCGAGATGGACGGTGTCGCCTTCACCGCCGCCCTGCGCTCACGCCCGGCCTACCGCATCGTGCCGATCATCATGGTCACCTCTGACCACGACAAGACCGTGCGCATCGAGGCCATCAAGGCCGGCGCCACCGATTTCCTGCACAAGCCCTTCGACCCCATCGAACTCCAGGCCCGGGTGTCCAATCTTCTCGCATTGCGCCAGGCCCAGGTGGAACTGGCCGATCGCGCCCAGTGGCTGACCCGCGAGGTCGAACGCGCCACTGCCCATCTGCTGGCGCGCGAAGAAGAGATCATCTATCGCCTCGCCCGCGCCATCGAATATCGCGATGGCGATACCGGCGAGCATGTCTCACGCGTCGCCCAGATCAGCCAGCTGATCGGCGAGGGCATCGGCCTGCCACCCGACCGCTGCCGCATGATCTACCTCGCCGCGCCCCTGCACGACATCGGCAAGATCGGCATAGCCGACGCCATTCTGTCCAAGCCGGGCAAGCTGACGCCTGAAGAAATGGCGATCATGCGCGAGCATGTCACCATCGGCGCGCGCATTCTCGAGCGCGGCGGCTCGGACTTGATCCGCACTGCGGAACTCATTGCCCAGAGCCACCACGAAAAATGGGACGGCACCGGCTATCCCGACCGTCTCTCGGGCACTGACATCCCAATCGAGGCCCGCATCGTGGCCATCGCCGATGTATTCGACGCCTTGTGTTCCGAGCGTCCCTACAAGCCCGCATGGCCAATCGAAAAGGCCTATGCCGAGATCGTCCGTTGCAGTGGCGCACATTTCGACCCCCAATGCGTGGCCGCCTTCCGCACCAAATGGCCGGAAATCTGCGCCACCATGCAGCCGGCCGAACAGCCCCAGGCCGTCGGCTTCTAG
- a CDS encoding TIGR03862 family flavoprotein, giving the protein MTRIAIIGGGPAGLMAAEAAAGQGAEVHVFEAMPTVGRKLLMAGKSGLNITHAEDRAMFDTRYGTARALLQAALDAFSAQALRDWCQGLGIETFVGSSGRVFPRQMKASPLLRAWLARLGTQGVALHTRHRWVGFEADALVFDTPSGRKVERFDAVVLALGGASWPELGSDAAWVPRLVEMGVPVAPFRPANCGFETGWSTVFAERFAGEPIKAVVATSDAGSLLGEFVVSQWGIEGSLVYAHSAALRDALERDGHAALMLDLAPGRSPERLARDLARQPAKASFANRLRKGAGIDGVKLGLLRELIPDAAGRNPEELAGILKALPLPVVRPGAIERAISVAGGIAWDGVDENFMLTAMPGFFVAGEMLDWEAPTGGYLLTACFATGRMAGRAAAGWVLEGVDEQN; this is encoded by the coding sequence ATGACCCGGATTGCGATCATTGGCGGAGGCCCGGCCGGCCTGATGGCCGCCGAAGCGGCTGCGGGGCAGGGGGCCGAGGTGCATGTCTTCGAGGCCATGCCCACGGTTGGACGCAAGCTGCTGATGGCCGGCAAGTCTGGTCTCAACATCACCCATGCCGAAGACAGGGCCATGTTCGACACGCGCTATGGCACGGCGCGCGCGCTGTTGCAGGCCGCTCTTGATGCGTTTTCGGCGCAGGCCCTGCGGGACTGGTGCCAGGGGCTCGGCATCGAGACCTTTGTCGGCTCCTCCGGCCGGGTGTTTCCCAGGCAGATGAAGGCTTCGCCGCTGTTGCGGGCGTGGCTGGCTCGGCTCGGGACGCAGGGTGTTGCCCTGCACACACGGCATCGCTGGGTCGGGTTCGAAGCGGATGCGCTGGTGTTCGACACGCCATCCGGTCGCAAGGTCGAACGCTTCGACGCGGTGGTCCTGGCGCTGGGTGGCGCCAGCTGGCCCGAGCTTGGCTCGGACGCCGCCTGGGTGCCGAGGCTGGTAGAAATGGGCGTCCCGGTGGCGCCATTCCGACCGGCCAATTGCGGCTTCGAGACAGGCTGGAGCACCGTCTTTGCCGAGCGGTTTGCCGGAGAGCCCATCAAGGCGGTGGTTGCGACCAGCGATGCCGGGTCGCTGCTGGGCGAATTCGTAGTGAGCCAGTGGGGCATTGAAGGAAGTCTCGTCTATGCGCATTCCGCAGCGTTGCGGGATGCGCTGGAGCGGGACGGGCATGCGGCCCTGATGCTGGATCTCGCTCCCGGGCGCAGTCCCGAACGGCTGGCGCGGGACCTGGCGCGGCAGCCGGCCAAGGCGAGCTTTGCTAATCGCCTGCGCAAGGGTGCGGGCATTGACGGGGTGAAGCTCGGTTTGCTGCGTGAACTGATCCCGGACGCGGCGGGCCGGAATCCCGAGGAACTGGCGGGAATCCTGAAGGCGCTGCCGCTGCCGGTGGTGCGGCCGGGGGCGATCGAGCGGGCGATTTCGGTGGCCGGGGGGATTGCGTGGGACGGCGTGGATGAGAATTTCATGCTCACGGCCATGCCGGGTTTTTTCGTGGCCGGAGAGATGCTTGACTGGGAGGCGCCGACCGGTGGCTATCTGTTGACGGCCTGTTTTGCCACCGGCCGGATGGCGGGTCGAGCGGCGGCTGGCTGGGTCCTGGAGGGCGTTGATGAACAGAATTGA
- a CDS encoding cation diffusion facilitator family transporter — translation MPEHDHAHDHQHGAEPSHDHGHAGHSHAPTVSAGNERAVLIGVLLTGGFMVAELIGGYLSGSLALIADAGHMLTDTVALFLAWLGFRLGRRPADARRSFGYSRLEVLAGLLNALALFALVGWIAYEAIQRFFSPEAVLAGPMFVVAILGLGVNLLVFAILSRADAEHVNIKGALLHVLGDLLGSVGAIAAAIIIWLTGWMPIDPILSVLVSLLILRSAWALLTRTFNILMEGAPDGVDIESLQADLGASIPGLAKAGHLHVWSLSSGQTMATLEIALAPNADPAAVSASVKNRLEHEHNIGHATVEIDWNGDTIRCPAAGAQPQ, via the coding sequence TTGCCCGAACATGATCACGCGCATGACCACCAGCACGGTGCCGAACCCAGCCATGACCACGGTCATGCCGGACACAGCCACGCGCCCACGGTCAGCGCCGGCAACGAGCGGGCAGTGCTCATCGGCGTACTGCTGACGGGCGGGTTCATGGTCGCCGAACTGATCGGCGGCTATCTATCGGGCTCGCTGGCGCTGATTGCCGATGCCGGGCACATGCTGACCGATACAGTGGCCCTGTTCCTGGCCTGGCTCGGGTTCCGGCTGGGCCGGCGACCGGCCGATGCCCGGCGCAGCTTTGGCTATTCGCGGCTCGAAGTGCTGGCGGGCCTGCTCAATGCCCTGGCGCTCTTTGCCTTGGTCGGCTGGATTGCCTATGAGGCGATCCAGCGCTTCTTTAGCCCCGAGGCCGTGCTGGCCGGACCGATGTTCGTGGTCGCCATACTCGGCCTCGGCGTCAACCTGCTGGTCTTTGCCATTCTCTCGCGCGCCGACGCGGAGCATGTGAACATCAAGGGTGCGCTCTTGCACGTGCTCGGCGACCTGCTTGGTTCGGTGGGCGCCATTGCCGCGGCCATCATCATCTGGCTGACCGGCTGGATGCCCATCGATCCCATTCTCTCCGTGCTGGTGAGCCTGCTCATTCTCCGCAGCGCCTGGGCCCTGCTCACGCGCACCTTCAACATCCTGATGGAGGGCGCCCCGGACGGGGTGGATATCGAGAGCCTTCAGGCCGACCTGGGCGCCAGCATTCCAGGCCTGGCCAAGGCCGGCCACCTCCATGTGTGGTCGCTATCCTCCGGCCAGACCATGGCGACGCTCGAAATCGCCCTCGCCCCGAATGCCGACCCGGCCGCTGTCTCCGCTTCGGTCAAGAATAGGCTTGAGCACGAGCACAATATCGGCCATGCCACAGTGGAGATCGACTGGAACGGAGACACCATAAGGTGTCCGGCCGCAGGCGCGCAGCCTCAATAG
- the arsC gene encoding arsenate reductase (glutaredoxin) (This arsenate reductase requires both glutathione and glutaredoxin to convert arsenate to arsenite, after which the efflux transporter formed by ArsA and ArsB can extrude the arsenite from the cell, providing resistance.) — protein sequence MSVTIYHNPDCGTSRNTLAMIRGAGIEPRIVLYVENPPDRARLVELIDRAGLSVREAIRIKDTPYFELGLDNPDLSDEELIEAMLADPILINRPFVETPHGVRLCRPSEIVLDILPEALGIPFTKEDGEVVIDAAGNRV from the coding sequence ATGAGCGTCACCATCTATCACAACCCCGATTGTGGCACCTCGCGCAACACCCTGGCCATGATCCGCGGGGCCGGCATCGAGCCCCGGATTGTCCTCTATGTCGAGAACCCACCCGACCGGGCCCGGCTGGTGGAGCTGATCGATCGCGCCGGCCTCAGCGTGCGCGAGGCCATTCGGATCAAGGACACGCCCTATTTCGAACTCGGCCTCGACAATCCCGATCTCTCGGACGAGGAACTCATCGAGGCCATGCTGGCCGACCCCATCCTCATCAACCGGCCCTTTGTCGAGACGCCCCACGGCGTTCGCCTCTGCCGTCCCTCCGAAATCGTGCTCGACATCTTGCCCGAGGCCCTCGGTATTCCCTTCACCAAGGAAGATGGTGAAGTCGTCATCGACGCTGCCGGCAACCGCGTCTGA
- the ilvA gene encoding threonine ammonia-lyase, biosynthetic — MTDYVRKILTSSVYEVAIQTPLEKMELLSARLGHTILVKREDLQPVFSFKIRGAHNRIVHLSAEERARGVICASAGNHAQGVALSATRLGIRAVVVMPTTTPIIKVNAVKRLGGEVVLFGDGFDAARAHATTLAERHGYVFVHPFDDPDVIAGQGTIGLELMRQHPEPIGAIYVPVGGGGLAAGIASFVKFLRPEIRVIGVEPDEAASMQAAIAAGRPVPLDRVGLFADGVAVRQVGEETFRLCRDLLDDIVTVTADEICAAIKDIFDDHRAITEPAGALALAGLRRDIENGNAPEGALIAINSGANVNFDRLRYVAERAEIGERAEALLAVTIPERPGSYRAFIRLIGSRAVTEFNYRYAPGSSAHIFVGIKLSGGDAEKHDIIAMLEANDLSVTDLTDNEVAKLHVRHMVGGRAAGISDEMVFRFQFPERPGALLKFLEGLNDAWNITLFHYRNHGADYGRVLVGIEVPEHTKGDFFGHIDAIGFPYWDETDNPAYRQFLNLE; from the coding sequence ATGACCGACTATGTCCGCAAGATCCTGACCTCCTCGGTCTATGAGGTCGCCATACAGACCCCGCTGGAAAAGATGGAACTGCTCTCTGCGCGGCTGGGCCACACCATCCTGGTCAAGCGCGAGGACCTGCAGCCGGTCTTTTCCTTCAAGATCCGTGGCGCCCATAACCGCATCGTGCACCTGTCTGCCGAAGAACGCGCCCGTGGCGTCATCTGTGCCTCCGCCGGCAACCATGCCCAGGGGGTGGCCCTCTCCGCGACGCGTCTGGGCATCAGGGCAGTTGTGGTGATGCCGACCACCACCCCGATCATCAAGGTCAATGCCGTCAAGCGCCTGGGCGGCGAGGTCGTGCTCTTCGGCGATGGCTTCGACGCCGCCCGCGCCCATGCCACAACCCTGGCCGAGCGGCACGGCTATGTCTTCGTGCATCCCTTCGACGACCCCGACGTCATCGCTGGCCAGGGCACGATCGGGCTCGAACTGATGCGCCAGCACCCCGAACCGATCGGCGCTATCTATGTGCCGGTGGGCGGCGGGGGCCTTGCCGCCGGCATTGCCAGCTTCGTGAAATTCCTGCGGCCCGAAATCCGCGTCATCGGGGTCGAGCCGGACGAAGCGGCCAGCATGCAGGCGGCCATCGCGGCCGGCCGGCCCGTACCGCTTGACCGGGTGGGACTGTTTGCCGATGGCGTGGCCGTGCGCCAGGTGGGCGAGGAAACCTTCCGGCTCTGCCGCGACCTGCTCGATGACATCGTGACCGTCACAGCCGACGAAATCTGTGCCGCCATCAAGGACATCTTCGACGACCATCGCGCCATTACCGAACCGGCCGGGGCCCTGGCGCTGGCGGGCCTCAGGCGCGACATCGAAAACGGCAACGCACCCGAGGGAGCGCTGATCGCCATCAATTCGGGCGCCAATGTCAATTTCGACCGGCTACGCTACGTGGCAGAGCGTGCCGAGATCGGCGAGCGTGCGGAGGCGCTGCTGGCCGTGACCATCCCGGAACGTCCCGGCAGCTACCGCGCCTTCATCCGGCTCATCGGCAGCCGCGCCGTCACCGAGTTCAACTATCGCTACGCCCCCGGCTCAAGCGCCCATATCTTTGTGGGCATCAAGCTCTCCGGCGGCGATGCCGAGAAGCATGACATCATTGCCATGCTCGAGGCCAACGACCTTTCGGTGACGGACCTCACCGACAACGAGGTGGCCAAGCTCCATGTCCGGCATATGGTGGGGGGACGGGCCGCCGGCATCAGCGACGAAATGGTGTTCCGCTTCCAGTTTCCCGAGCGCCCGGGCGCCCTGCTGAAATTCCTTGAAGGCCTCAACGATGCCTGGAACATCACCCTGTTCCACTATCGCAATCACGGCGCCGACTATGGCCGGGTGCTGGTCGGCATCGAAGTGCCGGAGCATACCAAGGGCGACTTCTTCGGCCATATCGACGCTATCGGTTTTCCCTATTGGGACGAGACCGACAACCCTGCCTATCGGCAATTTCTCAATTTGGAATAG
- a CDS encoding ABC transporter ATP-binding protein produces the protein MSDLPGRRPPPLPDKSPTLRDQIDNLAHLGRLVAQIWRTSRFLTAASIGLRIIAALQPVAVLYAAKLIVDEVVRLSAVTPPGPGILDWFEAGLLNSVIGFLLLELALVLANDLISRATGLVDSILSELHSNQVSVELMQHAARLDLQHFESAEYQDRLERARRQAAGRNALLSQIFGQAQDIITVMTLAAGLFIYAPWLILLLPLSFIPSVWGESRFNSLAYMLSRWRTPERRELEYLRHIGASAETAKEVKLFGLGDYLVTRFKGLAHQIFLENRRVAILRAGWGAAFAAIASLAYYAAYAFIVWRTITGVFSLGDLAFLSGSFLRLNGLFQKILLGFTQIAGQSMYLDDLFSFFEIEPTVLPPPAPAAFPVPIRSGIVFDNVGFKYPETDHWVVRNLSFTLPAGETLALVGENGAGKTTIVKLLTRLYDPSEGRITIDGVDLRQMAPADIHAHVGVIFQDFIRYSFSARDNIGVGRIEAREDQDRIDTAAEQSLAKGVIARLPKGYDQQLGRLFKQGRDLSGGEWQKVAIARAYMRDAELIILDEPTAALDAKAEAEVFARFKGLAIGKTAVIISHRFSTVRMADRILVLDNGAILEAGTHEQLVALKGRYAELFELQAAGYR, from the coding sequence ATGAGCGACCTCCCCGGCCGGCGTCCGCCGCCCCTTCCCGACAAGAGCCCCACGCTTCGCGACCAGATCGACAACCTCGCCCATCTGGGGCGTCTCGTCGCGCAGATCTGGCGCACCAGCCGCTTCCTGACCGCGGCCAGCATCGGCCTGCGCATCATCGCGGCACTGCAACCGGTGGCCGTACTCTATGCCGCCAAGCTGATCGTGGACGAAGTGGTGCGGCTCTCCGCGGTAACCCCGCCCGGCCCCGGCATTCTCGACTGGTTCGAGGCGGGGCTGCTCAATTCCGTCATCGGCTTCCTCCTGCTCGAACTGGCGCTGGTGCTGGCCAATGACCTGATTTCCCGTGCCACGGGCCTGGTGGATTCCATCCTGTCCGAACTCCATTCCAACCAGGTCAGCGTCGAGTTGATGCAGCATGCCGCCCGGCTCGACCTGCAGCACTTCGAAAGCGCCGAATACCAGGACCGGCTGGAGCGCGCCCGCCGCCAGGCAGCCGGCCGCAATGCGCTGCTGAGCCAGATCTTCGGGCAGGCCCAGGACATCATCACCGTCATGACCCTGGCGGCGGGCCTGTTCATCTACGCGCCCTGGCTGATCCTGCTGCTGCCCCTGAGCTTCATCCCCTCGGTCTGGGGTGAAAGCCGCTTCAATTCCCTGGCCTATATGCTGAGCCGCTGGCGCACGCCCGAACGGCGCGAACTCGAATATCTGCGCCATATCGGGGCCAGCGCCGAGACCGCCAAGGAGGTCAAGCTCTTCGGCCTGGGCGACTATCTCGTCACCCGCTTCAAGGGCCTGGCGCATCAGATCTTTCTCGAAAACCGCCGCGTCGCCATTCTGCGGGCCGGCTGGGGCGCCGCCTTTGCCGCCATTGCCAGCCTGGCCTATTACGCCGCCTATGCCTTCATCGTCTGGCGCACCATTACCGGCGTTTTCTCGCTGGGCGACCTGGCCTTTCTGTCCGGCTCGTTCCTGAGGCTCAACGGCCTGTTCCAGAAAATCCTGCTCGGCTTCACCCAGATTGCCGGGCAGTCCATGTATCTGGACGATTTGTTTTCCTTCTTCGAAATCGAGCCCACCGTCCTGCCGCCGCCCGCGCCCGCAGCCTTCCCGGTCCCTATCCGGTCCGGCATTGTCTTCGACAATGTGGGCTTCAAGTATCCCGAGACCGACCATTGGGTGGTGCGCAACCTCTCCTTCACCCTGCCCGCGGGCGAAACCCTGGCGCTGGTGGGTGAGAACGGCGCGGGCAAGACCACCATCGTCAAGCTCCTGACCCGGCTCTATGACCCGAGCGAAGGGCGCATCACCATCGATGGCGTGGACCTCAGGCAGATGGCCCCCGCCGATATCCACGCCCATGTCGGCGTCATCTTCCAGGACTTCATCCGCTACAGCTTCTCCGCCCGCGACAATATCGGCGTCGGGCGCATTGAGGCGCGCGAGGACCAGGACCGCATCGACACCGCCGCCGAGCAGAGCCTGGCCAAGGGCGTCATCGCCCGATTGCCCAAGGGCTATGACCAGCAATTGGGCCGTCTGTTCAAGCAGGGCCGCGACCTGTCCGGCGGCGAGTGGCAGAAGGTGGCCATTGCCCGCGCCTATATGCGCGACGCCGAACTGATCATCCTCGACGAACCCACGGCGGCGCTCGACGCCAAGGCGGAAGCTGAGGTCTTTGCCCGTTTCAAGGGCCTCGCCATAGGCAAGACCGCCGTCATCATCTCTCACCGCTTCTCGACCGTGCGCATGGCCGACCGCATCCTCGTGCTCGACAATGGCGCCATTCTCGAAGCGGGCACCCACGAACAGCTCGTCGCCCTCAAGGGGCGGTATGCCGAATTGTTCGAACTGCAGGCAGCGGGCTATCGGTAG